The window CCTGGTTCAGCTCCCCGATCCCGATGCCGGAGACGAGCTCGCCGACCGGGCCCGGGTCGGGGGTGCGGGAGACCAGCTGCGGGAAGGTACGGGCCGCCAGTACGTCGGCGAACACCCGTCCGGCCCCGGCGGATCCGAGCACTCCGGGGTCTCCGGAGAGGACCAGCCGGGCCCCGTCCGGGACGGACTCCACCAGCGCGGCCGCGGCCTCCACGTCCAGCTGCGGCGCGTCCAGCACCACGAGCAGGTCCAGCGCGAACTGCCCGTCGGCGTCCAGCCCGGGCCCCTCGGACCCGGACAGCAGCCCCGCCACGGTCACGGAGTCCGGTCCGCCCGGTGCGTGCGCGGCCAGGCAGACCCGCAGGCCCAGCTCCCGGGCCGCCGCGGCCAGCGCGAACGGCTCGGCGCGGGCGGCCTCGCCGCCGGTGTGGGTGACCAGGCCGTGGCCCGCGACCGCGCGGATCAGCTCGGCGGCGGAGGGGGACGGTGCGGCTCCGGCGGCCTGCTCCCAGTCCGCCGGGCCTTCGAAGGTGTTGGCCACCCGGGCCAGGCCGTCGGCCAGGCTCTCCTCGGCCATGGCGGAACCCTCCAGGCCGACGAGAATCTGTACGGGCTGCTCCTCGGCCTGGGCGTCCTGCGCGTCGTCGTCCGTGTCCTGGGCGTCCCGGGCGTCCGGCGTCGCGTGCTTGCCGGCCGGGGGCCCCAGGGGCTCGTGGAACACCAGCACCGAGCCCTCGGCGATGGCCTGTTCCAGCGCCGCGGCCGGGTCCGGTACGCCGTACTGGACCAGGGCCTTCTCCAGTACCGGGGCCTCCAGGGCGGTGTGCCCCTTGAGCCCGGCCTGGGTCAGCAGCCAGCCCACCAGGACGGTGGTGCGGCGCTCGTCCCCGGGACCGGCCTCGGGGCCCAGCAGGGCGCGCGCGAAGCCGTCCGCCTGGGTCGGACGTACGGCGGGGACCGCCAGCAGCCGCCAGGGGTTCTCGGCGAGCTGCTCGGCGGCGTCCTCGCCGAGGGCCGCGGCGGCGGGGGCGGCCAGGGTCTCGGGGGCGCCACCGCGGGCCAGTACGGCCCGTACGCCGTCGACGGCGTCGGCGGAGGGTGCGGCGGCGGTCGTCGGTGCCGGGGTGGCCGGGCGGGGTGCCTGGGGCGCCTGGGGCGCCTTGCGGGGCGCGGCCGGGGTCGCCTCGTCGAAGTACACGGCGGCCGGCTTCGCACCGCTCTCCACGGCCCGTACGGCGGCCTGCAGGTCGGCGGCCTTGCCGCTGAGCTTGGCGCCGGCCTCGACGGGGCCGTCGCGCTCGGCCTTGCGCCGGGCGATGCGCTCGCGCTCGATCTTCTGGGCCGCGAGTTCGGCGGCGGCCTCGCTGAGCGCCGGCTTCTCCGGGTCGGGGGTGGGCCCTGCGGGGCTTTCCCCCACCCCGCCCCTTCCCGAAACCGGAGGCTCCGCCCCCGGACCCCCGTCCTCGTCCCCACCGCTGCGCGGGGCACCATCGCCCCCGGCTTCGCCGGACTCCACGGCGGAAGCCGACTCCGGCTCCCCGTCCCCGGCTTCGCCGGGACCAGCGCCCTCGGCCTGCCGGGGCTCCGCCCCCGGCCCCCGGTCCGTGGCTTCGCCGTCCGGAGCCTCCGCCCCGCCTCCCTCGGCGTCGGCGTTGGCCGGCTGGGGCTCCGCCTCGTCCGCCTCGGCAGGCGCCGGTTCTTCCCCGGGCTCCGCGGCGTTGGCCGGCTGCGGCTCCGCCCCGTCCGCCTC of the Streptomyces sp. NBC_01294 genome contains:
- a CDS encoding ATP-binding domain-containing protein, encoding MGAEPQPADAAEPGEEPAPAEADGAEPQPANAAEPGEEPAPAEADEAEPQPANADAEGGGAEAPDGEATDRGPGAEPRQAEGAGPGEAGDGEPESASAVESGEAGGDGAPRSGGDEDGGPGAEPPVSGRGGVGESPAGPTPDPEKPALSEAAAELAAQKIERERIARRKAERDGPVEAGAKLSGKAADLQAAVRAVESGAKPAAVYFDEATPAAPRKAPQAPQAPRPATPAPTTAAAPSADAVDGVRAVLARGGAPETLAAPAAAALGEDAAEQLAENPWRLLAVPAVRPTQADGFARALLGPEAGPGDERRTTVLVGWLLTQAGLKGHTALEAPVLEKALVQYGVPDPAAALEQAIAEGSVLVFHEPLGPPAGKHATPDARDAQDTDDDAQDAQAEEQPVQILVGLEGSAMAEESLADGLARVANTFEGPADWEQAAGAAPSPSAAELIRAVAGHGLVTHTGGEAARAEPFALAAAARELGLRVCLAAHAPGGPDSVTVAGLLSGSEGPGLDADGQFALDLLVVLDAPQLDVEAAAALVESVPDGARLVLSGDPGVLGSAGAGRVFADVLAARTFPQLVSRTPDPGPVGELVSGIGIGELNQVDAPGKEVVIVPVHDAGEAVHRAVQLVAESVPRAFGIPADSVQVITPGHGGSAGTRALNTALKERLNPGPGRFGGFDPGDRVVHVPSAGRALPARVVSADAQGLHLERAGARIVVPKEFVEAQVRHGWAVTAHQAVGMRWPAVVVVLPGDAAQALSRDWVYTAFGRAERHLSVVHGVDQALPRAVAEVLPKPRTTRLTVLLTALAAAGERPE